In Gymnogyps californianus isolate 813 chromosome 1, ASM1813914v2, whole genome shotgun sequence, the following are encoded in one genomic region:
- the KCTD14 gene encoding BTB/POZ domain-containing protein KCTD14, producing the protein MSISSEHKPLGKQVTGSLHTLSPIVELNVGGEMYTTTLSTLKKHPGSKLAEMFTGQPKLRTDSEGRFFIDRPGTYFKYILEYLRSNQVPTQCVQDVYKEALFYDIEPLIKQLEDSPQIFGELVARKQFLARVPSYSENIELMIRIARAEAVASRRSSVIVCVVRTEEDAARCQDALNSLDMDKKSVVKFGPWKAAPSISDLLDCIQMDVEAKGYKISFQPHVAEKGFRFKSHDFFYKFLFTWW; encoded by the coding sequence TTGTCACCAATCGTGGAGTTAAATGTCGGCGGGGAGATGTACACGACAACGCTGAGCACCTTAAAGAAACACCCTGGCTCCAAGCTGGCAGAGATGTTCACCGGCCAGCCCAAACTCAGGACTGACTCCGAAGGGAGGTTCTTCATTGACAGGCCAGGCACCTACTTCAAATACATCTTGGAGTACCTGCGTAGTAACCAAGTGCCCACCCAGTGCGTCCAGGACGTCTACAAGGAGGCGTTGTTCTACGACATCGAACCTCTAATCAAGCAGCTAGAGGACTCCCCGCAGATCTTTGGGGAGCTCGTGGCGAGGAAGCAGTTTCTGGCCCGCGTGCCCAGCTACAGTGAGAACATCGAACTGATGATCCGCATCGCGAGGGCGGAAGCGGTCGCATCCCGCCGCTCCAGCGTCATCGTGTGCGTGGTCAGAACGGAGGAGGACGCGGCCAGGTGTCAGGATGCCTTGAACAGCTTGGACATGGATAAAAAATCCGTGGTGAAGTTTGGCCCCTGGAAGGCAGCACCAAGTATTTCTGATCTGCTGGACTGCATTCAAATGGATGTTGAAGCCAAAGGGTACAAGATATCCTTTCAGCCCCATGTTGCCGAAAAAGGTTTTCGCTTCAAATCGCATGACTTCTTCTACAAGTTCCTGTTCACCTGGTGGTAG
- the INTS4 gene encoding integrator complex subunit 4 isoform X2, whose amino-acid sequence MAAHLKKRVYEEFTKVVQQHEDLSAKKLRLTKPSKSAALHVDLCKATSPADALQYLLQFARKPVEVESVEGVVRILLEHYYKENDASVRLKIASLLGLLSKTAGFSPDCIMDDAINTLQNEKSHQVLAQLLDTLLVIGTKLTENPSVRMRLVEVACKHLTDSSHGVRNKCLQLIGCLGPVEKGVAKEVESQAAKDVQKIIGDHFNDQDPRVRTAAIKAMLQLHERGLKLQQAIYSQACKLLADDYEQVRSAAVQLIWVLSQLYPESIVPIPSSNEEIRLVDDAFGKICHMVSDGSWVVRVQAAKLLGSMQQVSSHFLEQTLDKKLMSDLRRKRTAHERAKELYSSGEFSSGRKWGDDAPKEEIDTGAVNLIESGACGAFVHGLEDEMYEVRIAAVEALCMLAQSSPSFAEKCLDFLVDMFNDEIEEVRLQSIHTMRKISNNITLREDQLDTVLAVLEDSSRDIREALHELLCCTNVSTKEGIHLALVELLKNLTKYPTDRESIWKCLKFLGSRHPTLVLPLVPELLSTHPFFDTPEPDMDDPAYIAVLVLIFNAAKSCPTMPALFSDHTFRHYAYLRDSLSHLVPPLRLPGRKLVSSPVSPSITPHEDPSQQFLHQSLERVYNLQHLDPQGIQELLEFTIRDLQRLGELQSELAGMADFTATYLQCQLLLIKALQEKLWNVAAPLYLKQNALASAAAKQILEETYKMEFMYSGVESRQVVIIHHMRLQAKALQLIVTARTTRGVEPLFGMCEKFLQEVDSFQRCFISELPHMQGSFVDKLLDLMPRLVTSKPSEVVKILQTTLRQSTFLHLPLPEQLHRATANIIEPTGESDNPLRFTSGLVVALDVDATLEHVQDPQGTVKVQVLYPDGQAQIIHPKPADFRNPGPGRHRLITQVYLSHTAWTEPCQIEVRLLLAYNSNRSKASAKIPKSTWSESLEALPQSENGIEGTIPFSKPVKVYIMPKPARR is encoded by the exons ATGGCGGCGCACCTGAAGAAGCGGGTGTACGAGGAGTTCACCAAGGTGGTCCAG cagcacgaGGACCTGTCCGCTAAGAAGCTGCGGCTGACCAAGCCTAGCAAGTCAGCGGCGCTCCATGTCGACCTGTGCAAAGCCACCTCGCCTGCAGACGCCTTGCAGTACCTGCTCCAGTTTGCCAGGAAGCCCGTGGAAGTGGAGAGTGTGGAAGGGGTTGTCAGGATCCTGCTGGAGCATTATTACAAG GAGAATGATGCCTCTGTAAGATTGAAGATCGCTTCCTTGCTGGGCTTGTTATCGAAGACTGCAGGATTTTCCCCAGACTGCATTATGGATGATGCCATTAACACGCTTCAAAATGAGA agtcTCACCAAGTTCTTGCTCAGCTGCTGGACACCCTGTTGGTGATCGGCACAAAACTCACAGAGAATCCGTCTGTCAGGATGAGACTGGTAGAGGTAGCCTGCAAG CATCTGACAGATTCTTCCCATGGTGTAAGAAATAAGTGTCTTCAGTTAATTGGCTGTCTTGGACCAGTAGAAAAAGGTGTTGCAAAAGAAGTTGAAAGCCAGGCTGCCAAAGATGTCCAGAAGATAATAGGAGACCATTTTAATGACCAGGACCCTCGTGTTAGGACTGCAGCTATAAAAGCCATG ctgcagCTTCATGAAAGAGGATTAAAATTACAGCAGGCTATTTACAGTCAG GCCTGCAAGCTGTTGGCAGATGATTATGAGCAAGTGCGCAGTGCTGCAGTTCAGCTAATTTGGGTCCTCAGTCAACTTTACCCTGAAAG CATCGTCCCGATTCCTTCATCTAATGAAGAAATTCGCTTGGTTGATGATGCGTTTGGAAAAATTTGTCATATGGTTAGCGATGGTTCCTGGGTTGTTAGAGTACAAGCTGCTAAGTTATTG ggTTCTATGCAACAAGTTAGCTCCCATTTCTTAGAGCAGACCCTTGACAAGAAGCTCATGTCAGATCTGAGG AGGAAGCGCACTGCGCATGAACGAGCCAAAGAACTCTACAGCTCTGGGGAGTTTTCAAGTGGCAGAAAGTGGGGAGATGATGCTCCCAAAGAAGAAATCGATACAGGCGCTGTAAACTTAATTGAATCAGGAGCTTGTGGGGCGTTTGTTCATGGCCTGGAAGATGAGATGTATG AGGTTCGGATCGCTGCAGTTGAAGCCCTCTGTATGTTGGCTCAGTCCTCACCTTCTTTTGCGGAGAAATGCCTGGATTTTTTGGTTGACATGTTTAATGATGAAATTGAGGAGGTGAGATTGCAGTCAATACACACAATGAGAAAAATTTCCAACAATATCACGCTGCGGGAAGACCAGCTGGATACTGTGTTAGCTGTCTTGGAG gatTCTTCAAGGGACATTCGGGAAGCGCTTCATGAACTGTTGTGTTGCACCAATGTCTCAACTAAAGAAGGCATCCATCTTGCACTGGTGGAGCTGCTGAAAAACCTAACTAAGTATCCCACAGACAGAGAATCCATATGGAA ATGCTTGAAGTTCTTGGGAAGCAGGCATCCCACTTTGGTGCTTCCGTTAgtcccagagctgctgagcaCACATCCATTCTTTGACACTCCAGAACCAGACATGGATGACCCAGCCT ACATTGCTGTTCTGGTTCTGATTTTTAACGCTGCTAAAAGTTGCCCAACAATGCCTGCCCTGTTCTCTGATCATACATTCAGACATTACGCCTATCTTCGGGACAGTCTCTCTCATCTGGTCCCTCCGTTAAGA TTGCCAGGTAGAAAGCTGGTGTCCTCCCCTGTCTCTCCCAGTATTACACCACATGAAGATCCTTCTCAGCAGTTCTTGCatcagagcctggagagggtTTACAACCTTCAGCACCTCGACCCCCAGGGCATACAGGAGCTGCTGGAATTTACCATCCG CGATCTTCAGAGGCTTGGAGAACTGCAGTCAGAACTGGCAGGGATGGCAGATTTCACCGCAACTTACCTTCAGTGTCAGCTGCTCCTCATCAAG GCCTTGCAGGAGAAACTGTGGAACGTGGCAGCTCCTCTGTACCTGAAACAGAACGCGTTAGCATCTGCTGCAGCCAAACAG ATCTTGGAAGAAACTTATAAAATGGAGTTCATGTACAGCGGAGTGGAAAGTAGGCAAGTGGTCATTATTCACCACATGAGACTGCAAGCGAAGGCGTTACAGCTTATAGTGACTGCGCGTACCACTAGAGG AGTGGAACCCCTTTTTGGGATGTGTGAAAAATTCCTACAGGAAGTGGATTCCTTTCAGAG ATGTTTCATCTCTGAGCTCCCACATATGCAAGGCAGTTTTGTAGATAAATTGCTGGACTTAATGCCCAGACTCGTGACATCCAAGCCTTCGGAAGTGGTCAAGATTCTTCAGACAACACTGCGACAAAGTACCTTCCTccaccttcctcttccagaGCAG CTCCATAGAGCTACTGCAAATATCATTGAGCCTACCGGTGAATCTGATAATCCTCTGAGGTTTACATCGGGGTTGGTAGTGGCACTGGATGTTGATGCAACTCTGGAACATGTGCAGGATCCCCAAGGAACCGTTAAAGTTCAG GTATTGTATCCAGATGGACAAGCACAAATAATCCATCCTAAACCGGCTGACTTTCGAAATCCTGGTCCTGGAAGACACAGACTGATAACTCAGGTTTACCTCTCACACACAGCGTGGACAG agccGTGTCAGATTGAAGTGCGGTTGCTGCTGGCTTACAATTCCAACCGGAGCAAGGCATCTGCTAAAATTCCTAAATCTACCTGGAGCGAGAGCTTGGAGGCTCTCCCGCAATCTGAAAACGGCATAGAGGGGACCATACCCTTCAGCAAACCTGTCAAAGTTTATATAATGCCCAAACCTGCCAGGCGGTGA
- the INTS4 gene encoding integrator complex subunit 4 isoform X1, with amino-acid sequence MAAHLKKRVYEEFTKVVQQQHEDLSAKKLRLTKPSKSAALHVDLCKATSPADALQYLLQFARKPVEVESVEGVVRILLEHYYKENDASVRLKIASLLGLLSKTAGFSPDCIMDDAINTLQNEKSHQVLAQLLDTLLVIGTKLTENPSVRMRLVEVACKHLTDSSHGVRNKCLQLIGCLGPVEKGVAKEVESQAAKDVQKIIGDHFNDQDPRVRTAAIKAMLQLHERGLKLQQAIYSQACKLLADDYEQVRSAAVQLIWVLSQLYPESIVPIPSSNEEIRLVDDAFGKICHMVSDGSWVVRVQAAKLLGSMQQVSSHFLEQTLDKKLMSDLRRKRTAHERAKELYSSGEFSSGRKWGDDAPKEEIDTGAVNLIESGACGAFVHGLEDEMYEVRIAAVEALCMLAQSSPSFAEKCLDFLVDMFNDEIEEVRLQSIHTMRKISNNITLREDQLDTVLAVLEDSSRDIREALHELLCCTNVSTKEGIHLALVELLKNLTKYPTDRESIWKCLKFLGSRHPTLVLPLVPELLSTHPFFDTPEPDMDDPAYIAVLVLIFNAAKSCPTMPALFSDHTFRHYAYLRDSLSHLVPPLRLPGRKLVSSPVSPSITPHEDPSQQFLHQSLERVYNLQHLDPQGIQELLEFTIRDLQRLGELQSELAGMADFTATYLQCQLLLIKALQEKLWNVAAPLYLKQNALASAAAKQILEETYKMEFMYSGVESRQVVIIHHMRLQAKALQLIVTARTTRGVEPLFGMCEKFLQEVDSFQRCFISELPHMQGSFVDKLLDLMPRLVTSKPSEVVKILQTTLRQSTFLHLPLPEQLHRATANIIEPTGESDNPLRFTSGLVVALDVDATLEHVQDPQGTVKVQVLYPDGQAQIIHPKPADFRNPGPGRHRLITQVYLSHTAWTEPCQIEVRLLLAYNSNRSKASAKIPKSTWSESLEALPQSENGIEGTIPFSKPVKVYIMPKPARR; translated from the exons ATGGCGGCGCACCTGAAGAAGCGGGTGTACGAGGAGTTCACCAAGGTGGTCCAG cagcagcacgaGGACCTGTCCGCTAAGAAGCTGCGGCTGACCAAGCCTAGCAAGTCAGCGGCGCTCCATGTCGACCTGTGCAAAGCCACCTCGCCTGCAGACGCCTTGCAGTACCTGCTCCAGTTTGCCAGGAAGCCCGTGGAAGTGGAGAGTGTGGAAGGGGTTGTCAGGATCCTGCTGGAGCATTATTACAAG GAGAATGATGCCTCTGTAAGATTGAAGATCGCTTCCTTGCTGGGCTTGTTATCGAAGACTGCAGGATTTTCCCCAGACTGCATTATGGATGATGCCATTAACACGCTTCAAAATGAGA agtcTCACCAAGTTCTTGCTCAGCTGCTGGACACCCTGTTGGTGATCGGCACAAAACTCACAGAGAATCCGTCTGTCAGGATGAGACTGGTAGAGGTAGCCTGCAAG CATCTGACAGATTCTTCCCATGGTGTAAGAAATAAGTGTCTTCAGTTAATTGGCTGTCTTGGACCAGTAGAAAAAGGTGTTGCAAAAGAAGTTGAAAGCCAGGCTGCCAAAGATGTCCAGAAGATAATAGGAGACCATTTTAATGACCAGGACCCTCGTGTTAGGACTGCAGCTATAAAAGCCATG ctgcagCTTCATGAAAGAGGATTAAAATTACAGCAGGCTATTTACAGTCAG GCCTGCAAGCTGTTGGCAGATGATTATGAGCAAGTGCGCAGTGCTGCAGTTCAGCTAATTTGGGTCCTCAGTCAACTTTACCCTGAAAG CATCGTCCCGATTCCTTCATCTAATGAAGAAATTCGCTTGGTTGATGATGCGTTTGGAAAAATTTGTCATATGGTTAGCGATGGTTCCTGGGTTGTTAGAGTACAAGCTGCTAAGTTATTG ggTTCTATGCAACAAGTTAGCTCCCATTTCTTAGAGCAGACCCTTGACAAGAAGCTCATGTCAGATCTGAGG AGGAAGCGCACTGCGCATGAACGAGCCAAAGAACTCTACAGCTCTGGGGAGTTTTCAAGTGGCAGAAAGTGGGGAGATGATGCTCCCAAAGAAGAAATCGATACAGGCGCTGTAAACTTAATTGAATCAGGAGCTTGTGGGGCGTTTGTTCATGGCCTGGAAGATGAGATGTATG AGGTTCGGATCGCTGCAGTTGAAGCCCTCTGTATGTTGGCTCAGTCCTCACCTTCTTTTGCGGAGAAATGCCTGGATTTTTTGGTTGACATGTTTAATGATGAAATTGAGGAGGTGAGATTGCAGTCAATACACACAATGAGAAAAATTTCCAACAATATCACGCTGCGGGAAGACCAGCTGGATACTGTGTTAGCTGTCTTGGAG gatTCTTCAAGGGACATTCGGGAAGCGCTTCATGAACTGTTGTGTTGCACCAATGTCTCAACTAAAGAAGGCATCCATCTTGCACTGGTGGAGCTGCTGAAAAACCTAACTAAGTATCCCACAGACAGAGAATCCATATGGAA ATGCTTGAAGTTCTTGGGAAGCAGGCATCCCACTTTGGTGCTTCCGTTAgtcccagagctgctgagcaCACATCCATTCTTTGACACTCCAGAACCAGACATGGATGACCCAGCCT ACATTGCTGTTCTGGTTCTGATTTTTAACGCTGCTAAAAGTTGCCCAACAATGCCTGCCCTGTTCTCTGATCATACATTCAGACATTACGCCTATCTTCGGGACAGTCTCTCTCATCTGGTCCCTCCGTTAAGA TTGCCAGGTAGAAAGCTGGTGTCCTCCCCTGTCTCTCCCAGTATTACACCACATGAAGATCCTTCTCAGCAGTTCTTGCatcagagcctggagagggtTTACAACCTTCAGCACCTCGACCCCCAGGGCATACAGGAGCTGCTGGAATTTACCATCCG CGATCTTCAGAGGCTTGGAGAACTGCAGTCAGAACTGGCAGGGATGGCAGATTTCACCGCAACTTACCTTCAGTGTCAGCTGCTCCTCATCAAG GCCTTGCAGGAGAAACTGTGGAACGTGGCAGCTCCTCTGTACCTGAAACAGAACGCGTTAGCATCTGCTGCAGCCAAACAG ATCTTGGAAGAAACTTATAAAATGGAGTTCATGTACAGCGGAGTGGAAAGTAGGCAAGTGGTCATTATTCACCACATGAGACTGCAAGCGAAGGCGTTACAGCTTATAGTGACTGCGCGTACCACTAGAGG AGTGGAACCCCTTTTTGGGATGTGTGAAAAATTCCTACAGGAAGTGGATTCCTTTCAGAG ATGTTTCATCTCTGAGCTCCCACATATGCAAGGCAGTTTTGTAGATAAATTGCTGGACTTAATGCCCAGACTCGTGACATCCAAGCCTTCGGAAGTGGTCAAGATTCTTCAGACAACACTGCGACAAAGTACCTTCCTccaccttcctcttccagaGCAG CTCCATAGAGCTACTGCAAATATCATTGAGCCTACCGGTGAATCTGATAATCCTCTGAGGTTTACATCGGGGTTGGTAGTGGCACTGGATGTTGATGCAACTCTGGAACATGTGCAGGATCCCCAAGGAACCGTTAAAGTTCAG GTATTGTATCCAGATGGACAAGCACAAATAATCCATCCTAAACCGGCTGACTTTCGAAATCCTGGTCCTGGAAGACACAGACTGATAACTCAGGTTTACCTCTCACACACAGCGTGGACAG agccGTGTCAGATTGAAGTGCGGTTGCTGCTGGCTTACAATTCCAACCGGAGCAAGGCATCTGCTAAAATTCCTAAATCTACCTGGAGCGAGAGCTTGGAGGCTCTCCCGCAATCTGAAAACGGCATAGAGGGGACCATACCCTTCAGCAAACCTGTCAAAGTTTATATAATGCCCAAACCTGCCAGGCGGTGA